In the Mya arenaria isolate MELC-2E11 chromosome 11, ASM2691426v1 genome, one interval contains:
- the LOC128210004 gene encoding uncharacterized protein LOC128210004, translating into MTCPIGKSCHYVVETKKPQTGSCLTAVPEGEMKNLQVTSGSILASPTTCKYDVVYTPDPSLPGQQSFCIRFGSSPGEKLCTNVNSQTLDKVATARSPCSHVHCVHGFCDSTSSSSTCKCRPGYKGNTCDHADGKCTVTSIPVSVTCNQASDCRFTFVVTGSTEAPEVGVNDTLLVAEVGSDASETLTYYVTIQVIDPADTTSACFNVSVGQHGDGSCSKSRCVPVKVDQSQRHPTQPGTLTSTPELDCQTHQEQPCPPLVVTSRPFLNNTCPVATVSEDTTLTEVHIFGTKLVHNMCLTTVTAKPSKNPDQKLCLQVAGTVTCLGTSVSGANCKVQEERVYAREMVRTGHVHCKCRGADNQEVTIIRRNPKPETSKVTKLAGFGAGAMTGTMAIVFVVYIVISKVRAPKGSPTAFLDDSYDEASPTLQPSTSGPSPPRSRVRRHSRVSPEVDPLPGPSVALPRPRTPRRSRNLPAPPKSMDF; encoded by the exons ATGACCTGTCCCATAGGGAAATCATGCCATTATGTTGTGGAGACAAAGAAACCACAAACGGGATCATG TTTAACCGCCGTTCCCGAGGGCGAAATGAAGAACCTTCAAGTCACAAGTGGAAGCATACTGGCCAGTCCAACCACGTGCAAGTACGATGTCGTGTACACGCCTGACCCCTCCCTGCCCGGTCAACAGTCATTCTGTATTAG ATTTGGCTCAAGTCCTGGTGAAAAACTCTGCACAAACGTCAATAGTCAGACCTTAGATAAAGTTG CAACTGCGAGGAGCCCTTGTAGTCACGTCCACTGTGTTCACGGATTCTGTGACTCAACAAGTTCGAGTTCCACATGCAAGTGTCGGCCCGGATATAAAGGAAACACATGTGATCATGCAG ACGGTAAATGCACAGTGACGTCTATCCCCGTTTCGGTAACATGCAACCAGGCCTCCGACTGTAGATTTACGTTTGTTGTAACTGGAAG CACTGAAGCACCTGAAGTGGGTGTAAACGATACACTGTTGGTGGCAGAAGTAGGCAGTGACGCTTCTGAGACGTTAACGTACTACGTCACAATTCAAGTCATTGATCCGGCTGACACCACGTCAGCTTGTTTTAACGTCAGTGTAGGACAACATGGAGACGG GTCATGTTCAAAATCACGATGTGTTCCCGTTAAAGTAGACCAGAGTCAACGACACCCCACGCAACCCGGG ACTTTGACGAGCACGCCCGAGCTAGACTGTCAGACACACCAAGAGCAGCCTTGTCCGCCGCTTGTCGTCACTTCCAGGCCTTTCTTAAATAACACATG CCCTGTAGCCACGGTGAGCGAGGATACAACGTTGACGGAGGTCCACATCTTCGGTACCAAACTTGTCCACAACATGTGTCTTACCACTGTCACGGCGAAACCGTCAAAAAATCCCGACCAGAAACTCTGCCTTCAGGTTGCCGG GACGGTGACCTGTCTTGGGACATCTGTATCTGGGG CAAACTGCAAAGTCCAGGAAG AGCGTGTGTACGCG AGGGAGATGGTCCGTACTGGTCACGTGCATTGTAAATGCAGAGGGGCCGACAATCAAGAAGTCACCATAATTAGGAGAAATCCGAAACCAGAGACGTCAAAGGTCACTAAATTGGCGGGCTTCGGCGCAGGAGCAATGACCGGAACTATGGCGATTGTGTTTGTCGTATATATTGTCATTTCAAAAGTACGGGCGCCGAAGGGAAGCCCTACTGCTTTCCTCGACGACTCTTACGATGAAGCTTCCCCTACCCTACAGCCGTCTACCAGCGGGCCCTCCCCACCGCGCTCCCGTGTCCGCCGCCACTCTCGCGTCTCGCCGGAAGTTGATCCTCTGCCAGGGCCGTCAGTTGCGCTCCCCAGGCCGCGAACACCGCGCCGGTCAAGAAATCTGCCTGCGCCACCGAAAAGCATGGACTTTTGA
- the LOC128209256 gene encoding uncharacterized protein LOC128209256: MDSSGSVELRQYKNIAEHFNCPIHLGKLRDPRRLACAHTFCAECLNGVIKTALVTRTDEMFECPVCRTRHHIPNTTESHDWARGFPVDAFCVIQLHTLSQYERSVVCERHIQKFKEYFCFHHRELLCSDCVIEKHTKSPCSCGSLQDSMLEVRLQIKELLAKLRLQEERARRILDSQVAASHSDELVKKIGEVEKLLAKFYKTMKAKLKASKHQVNETTKISQAEKDHLSTILSLITKTKEHVENVIRPEKKRKETSNEIFNIWTPLEQETQNFDQALDDVETKPYCVNVQADEQFLNFISYDKSPIVVSRDTTGTHPATPTKQKTLNRYASQNPTVAVESDSPRYRDSPEVTIIPSPVQATRTMISLATPPISKSTNLKKLCNTRPASHDETPRQIRYGQSPARIAGNARSLSMAHVFPKVGTGELINRDTSKSIRGAEVKLKGITEVSSFELSCADLVLLDNHIVTITDSAVQKFTMEFRYVGGIHIRFPWRLCAIKETTNVAINHNTRFISIIGTEPTLQILYRIETEKPYAQICHMRTQFLEDRFGKTKYHEYFALSHTTDLRADCVDLMKVSYDKNPFSNFTSNQVTKLVPLRTRTLIASDKHSVVRSPNALAATADGKRLIIGGESAVVCVRKTGEITWTRPVIRFVASICCDKGLVFVCIENERKLMVLDEAGNNLCENLFPLGCDIVRPNRVAVEHDQMVVREFNEKDWKSTVHVFNIDMR; encoded by the coding sequence ATGGATTCGAGTGGTTCGGTTGAGTTACGTCAGTACAAGAACATTGCCGAGCACTTCAACTGCCCTATACATCTAGGCAAGCTACGGGACCCGCGCCGCCTCGCCTGCGCGCACACCTTCTGTGCAGAATGTCTCAATGGCGTCATCAAAACGGCGCTCGTGACGCGGACAGACGAAATGTTCGAATGTCCCGTCTGTCGGACGCGCCACCACATCCCCAACACGACCGAGTCACATGACTGGGCGCGGGGGTTCCCCGTGGACGCGTTTTGTGTCATCCAGCTGCATACACTATCCCAGTATGAACGATCAGTCGTCTGTGAGCGACACATCCAGAAGTTCAAAGAGTATTTCTGTTTCCACCACCGCGAGCTGCTGTGCTCGGACTGTGTGATAGAGAAACACACCAAGTCCCCGTGCTCGTGCGGGAGCCTCCAGGACTCCATGCTCGAGGTACGCCTGCAGATCAAAGAGCTCCTTGCCAAACTCCGGCTGCAGGAGGAACGCGCCAGGCGCATACTCGACTCCCAGGTCGCCGCCTCACACTCGGACGAGCTGGTGAAGAAAATTGGTGAGGTGGAGAAATTACTGGcaaagttttataaaacgaTGAAAGCTAAACTAAAAGCGTCAAAACACCAGGTAAATGAGACAACAAAAATATCTCAGGCGGAGAAAGACCATCTTTCTACTATCCTTTCTTTAATTACAAAGACGAAGGAACACGTTGAAAATGTAATTAGACCAGAAAAGAAACGTAAGGAAACTAGCAACGAAATATTCAACATATGGACACCACTCGAGCAGGAAACCCAGAACTTTGACCAGGCCCTGGATGATGTTGAAACAAAACCATACTGCGTCAATGTCCAAGCTGACGAACAATTTCTCAACTTCATATCCTACGACAAGAGCCCAATAGTCGTATCCAGGGATACCACTGGAACACATCCAGCAACGCCGACAAAACAGAAAACTCTCAACCGATATGCCTCCCAAAACCCCACGGTTGCAGTAGAATCGGATTCCCCTAGATATCGGGATTCGCCGGAAGTGACGATAATTCCAAGTCCCGTGCAGGCAACGAGAACGATGATCTCTTTGGCAACACCGCCCATATCCAAGTCAACCAACTTGAAGAAATTATGTAACACTCGCCCTGCCTCCCATGATGAGACACCGAGACAGATACGTTACGGCCAATCGCCTGCGCGTATCGCTGGGAACGCAAGGTCCCTTAGCATGGCTCACGTTTTCCCGAAAGTTGGAACGGGTGAACTTATCAACAGAGATACGAGTAAAAGCATACGCGGAGCGGAAGTTAAGCTGAAAGGAATAACAGAGGTATCAAGTTTTGAACTTTCGTGTGCAGATCTTGTTCTTTTAGACAATCACATTGTCACAATCACTGACTCTGCAGTGCAAAAGTTCACGATGGAGTTTAGATATGTTGGAGGTATCCATATCCGGTTTCCATGGCGGTTGTGCGCGATTAAAGAAACGACGAACGTGGCTATCAACCACAATACCCGGTTTATCTCAATAATAGGGACGGAACCAACGCTTCAAATTCTCTACCGCATAGAAACTGAGAAGCCATACGCTCAGATTTGTCACATGCGCACGCAGTTTTTGGAGGACAGGTTTGGAAAGACAAAATACCACGAGTACTTTGCTCTGTCTCATACAACCGATTTAAGGGCTGACTGTGTTGATCTGATGAAAGTCTCTTACGATAAAAACCCTTTTAGTAACTTTACCTCCAACCAGGTAACAAAACTGGTTCCTCTCCGGACCCGCACTCTTATAGCGAGTGACAAACATTCTGTCGTCCGCAGCCCCAATGCGCTCGCAGCCACAGCGGACGGCAAACGCCTGATAATTGGCGGGGAATCAGCGGTTGTATGCGTAAGGAAGACGGGCGAGATCACATGGACGCGCCCTGTCATCAGGTTCGTGGCAAGCATTTGCTGTGACAAGGGGCTGGTGTTCGTCTGCATCGAGAACGAGCGAAAATTGATGGTGCTAGACGAGGCTGGAAATAATCTATGTGAGAACCTTTTTCCTCTTGGCTGCGATATAGTCCGCCCGAACCGCGTGGCCGTAGAGCACGACCAGATGGTTGTCCGCGAGTTCAACGAGAAGGACTGGAAAAGCACAGTGCACGTGTTCAATATTGATATGCGATAG